A segment of the Myripristis murdjan chromosome 20, fMyrMur1.1, whole genome shotgun sequence genome:
TTGCTTCTCCAGGaactgatttgtgtttgtgtttctgaccACAGGACATGTCCCCCTTCCTCCTGCCgtctcctccttcatctctgcGCACCTCGATGACCAAGAGGACCATCAGCAAGGACAGCACCGAGTACCGGCTGAGACGGGAGAGGAACAACATCGCCGTGAGGAAGAGCCGGGACAAGGCCCGCAAACGCATCCTGATGACCCAGCAGAGGGCTGtacagctgcaggaggagaaccAGAGGCTGCAGATGCGCATAGGACAGCTCACGCAGGAGCTGGACACTCTCAAACACGTCCTGtcacagcgccacctgcagggagtggaggatggaggagcAGGGGAGCACAGTATCTGAACTAGAGTCTAAAACCCCACCTATACACGGCATTAACTTCTAATCACCGCTACCAGATGCAATAATAGTGTGACTAGGCCTCAAATTAGACAAAAGTCAAAGATTTACCTCATTATTCTGAAAAAGGACtgaaactattttttaaaagttacataaaaaataaaatctgtaaaatcAGATTTGAATCCCACTTGGCCGTAATTGCACCAGTATAGATGTGGATCCAAGCCCTGGGGTTATGTCCCAACTTTATGGGTTTAATAGCAACTGTGAAACTAGATTATTGTTTGTTGAGTTTGTTTGAGCATTGCTTTTGAGTTTTAAAGAATGAGCATTAAAAACTGGAGCACTGAACAAATGGAGGAGCACCTGAACATTTTGAAAGAGGGACCCTGAAGTCTCAGTACAAAGAGGTGTGGATGTGaatgaagatgctctgtagttGATGTATTTTCCAAACCGTGGTTAAGAGGAAACGTGGCGGTAGGGGCTACAGAGTGCACACGAACTGTAACTGAGCGgcatgaacttgaacttcagGGTCTGTGAACATGAAGcgtgaaacagcagcagtgaatgtAGGACCACTTCTCAGGTTACATAAGATTTGCATGGGGCTTTAGGGACGCGCTGATGTCAGAACCCCAACCTTAGTCTAAGACGCTGGATAATGGGCATTGAAATAGGCACCTAAATttggatatttttaaaatctttgcAAATCCCAAATCAGCCTAGTTATGATTCTTGACGGCAGCAtccacacatacattcataatCCTCACGGTGTCTTCAAAAAGGAGATTACCCT
Coding sequences within it:
- the cebp1 gene encoding CCAAT/enhancer binding protein (C/EBP) 1 — its product is MMSDSRVSSVIQEWGSSYLGQTQTQNLNPAVSNPSVSNSAMAQMDMISYSQSQALVRGGNEDRLGEQMMGLSYLSYAPPCHSNATGTGSSHHHQSHITAQQDMSPFLLPSPPSSLRTSMTKRTISKDSTEYRLRRERNNIAVRKSRDKARKRILMTQQRAVQLQEENQRLQMRIGQLTQELDTLKHVLSQRHLQGVEDGGAGEHSI